TACTTATTTCCAACCCACCTGTGGGAAGTAGCAGAAAGAGCCACAGACTTGTGGACTGAATCCAGCCTGGCTGTGCCCCTGACTTACTGGGTGAGCCTGGGCGGGTCGCCGTCCCTCTCTAGgctccttccttctctgaagGATGCATTTATTGCACGTATTAGCTTGTGCAGTCAAGGGCCCTCTCTCTGGGAGGGGCACAAAGCCCCAGGCTCTAGAGAGGTTATATCTCTGAGCTGTCAGCCCAAAGCGTGAGGCCAGGCTCTGTCCTCCAAGCAGAGCATCGGGGGGCATGGGTTTGAAGGAGGGCAGGTTACTCTGGGGACACCACTGATCGGCCACCTTGACAGACAGCCCATGGCTCCTCCTCCACTACCTCCTTGCTCTCCAAGGCCTGCTCTTTTGTGATCCTGCCCTGGACAGGCCTTGCTTTTCTGGAGAGACAGAAATGAATGTCCCTGCTTCATTctgactttcttttatttatttatttttttttgagatggagtctcgctctgtcactcaggctggagtgcagtggtgcaatcttggctcacggcaacctccgcctcccgggttcaagcaattctcctgcctcagcttcccgagtagctgggattgtaggcatatGCCAggaagcccggctaatttttatatttttggtagagacctcatgttggtcaggctggtcttgaattcctgacctcgggtgatctgcccaccttggccacccaaagggctgggattacgcGCCTGGTCTACTCTGACTTTCATGTTGCGGAGGCCACAGGCTTGAAGCAGCACTGAGAAGACCCATCTTGGAGCCCACTCCCAGGGAAGACAGGACCCCACTGTGCTCAAACCACTGCTAGGTGAGCTCACTACAACTTGCTGCTGGAAATACTCCTTGCGGAGAAATCTACCGCTAGCGCTGCCTTTGCGGCCGCCCTCAGAACATCATCCTCACACAGGTGCGCTCTGACTGCCCGTGTTCGAAGCCTGGCCATGGGGCACAGCCTTGAATGGCGCGGCAAGGGGTGTCGAGGCTGTGGCAAGAAACTGCAGTGGAACTGGCAGCTTTGCCAACTCTGGTGACAATTTCAGGGTGACGTCTCGGGAGTTCAATGGTTTGGTGACCCCGCCTCAAGTCTTCCTGTGCCCCAGTGGGAccctgaggagcaaggagaaacCCATTCACCACAGAGCCTCCTGCTTGGCCTGGGGGGCCCTTTGCTGAGATGGGCTCTCTGGAGTCTGTCCCTACAGCCGCGTGAGATCTGAGTCCGTGGGAACATTTTCACTCACCTCCGAGGTCCTGGCACCATCTGGCCCAGGTTCCTCTTCCTTGCCCACAGCCAGCTGAGAGCGCTCTGTCAATTCCAGGGAGAAGTTTGGATGTGGCCATCCTGCCCAGTCCCCTTAGTATTGAGGTGACAATACCAAGGCTTGTTCTGGGTGCCCCCTCTGCTCCTCCACCCTGAGAAAGGTCCTCATTGTCCTCTAGTGCTGCACCAGCTCTGTTTCGGCCACAAATCCCGAGCTTCTTCTGTTGGGGAGGGCTCTAACTTAGAACAGAGAATGGCTGGCAGAGGCTCTCCCTGTTCCAAGTGAGGCGTCCAGGCATGGGGCCAGTGGCCCATCCCTTCTAGGCACTGACGGTCTCTCGCTGGACATAGCAGCCTCCTCACCAGCCTTCTAGCCTCCTGCCTtccccactgcctcccttcctgcccaGTCAGTCCTCCATGGACAGCTGGAGGGGTCTTTAGGAAGCTCAACTCTGACCACTTCACTCTCTGCCTCGAGCCCTTCTCTGCCTTGCTCTCTGGGCCAGAGGCTTCATGCATCAGCCTGGCGTTCAGGGTCCTCTGCCAGCCCCTCTAGCTGCCTACCCTGTCTTTATCCACCACAAACCCTTCAGTCACAATAAAAAATCTTCTTCCCAAGCAGTCCCAAGGCCCTTCATACCTCTGAGTGTCCGCACTCACTGGAACCCAGATCTGCAATGTCTGAgaaaactcctactcatccttcaacaCCCAGCTCAGATACGGCATTTACCCAAGGGATGCCCAAACTTCCTCTTTGCTTGCCCCCAAACTGTGGCGCTGTTGGAGCCTTGCTGCACCCAACTGAAACTGTCCATTTGCCTACTGGGTCCCTgtggacagagggctttctgggGTCCGGCCTGTGGATATTAGCAACACCAACCACCACCATGATAAGTATTTATAAGGCATGCTTTACATGACAGGTATTGTGATAAGGGATAAATAATAAGTTTCTGCAAGTATCCACTTCATgcctgaggaaactgagactcataGAAGTGAAGGGACAGCTGCAGCTCCTACCGCACATGTAGAAGAGCTGGGAATGATAGCCAGGTTGGGCTGGGCCTCCTGAGCCTgggcaccccccccccccgccaccgaGCCCCCTGTGTATCCTGAGGGCCCGGGGCATGCAGTGGGTGCCCAGGTGGGCCTGCCTCTTTGTGAGCCTGGGTATTGTTTCTGGAGGAAAGGCCTCTGTTCCCACCAAggccacccacacacccacctcCAAGGACAATGGAATCCGAGGCCTCCTAGCTTCAGACGGTGCCCCATGACCCCTCTGCTCACCCCCACCCATCTGCCTCCCTCCCGCTCCGGGCCCGCTGACTTTGGCCCACCCAAGTCAGGCCAGGCAGCAGCAATGGGGCAGAAGAAAGGAGGTAGCCCTCGGATGGCCTCATCTCTGTGTCCCATTCATGATGGCCAGCCGATtgccctccctgctccctcccccctccccagcctGCTTGCCTCCATCCCAGCCTTTTCATCTTCCCTGACAACAAAGCCAGAGGCCGGGCCAGGCCTCCCCCTGCTCCAGCTGAGCGGAGCTGGccctcttttttctgtctttttgagcACCAGCCCCTGCCTGGTGGTGCTGGCCCCAGgctgcctgccctgcccaggTGTCCCGAAGGCTCCATTAAGAGGGCTCAGCTGCTCCTTGGCTTCAGAGCAGGGTGGGGCCAGGCCAGGCAATTGGCTGAGACATGGGCAGCTTCAAAAGGACAAGATGCCACAAACCTAGCAGAGACCATCTACTGAGGACTCAAGGGTGACCCCTCAAGGCAGGACCAGGCCACTGGACCACTTACGGGTCTCCTTGTGCTGCAGCCCCAGGCACCATGCCCCTTTCGCTTTTGAGGATAGCATCCACTCCCATGCCTGCTGGACCATTCGTGTGTCCACACACATCTTACTGCATGCCAAGGCTGGGCTGGGTACTGGGCCACAGAAGTGCCAAGCCCTCATGCTCCCTTAGGAGGGCTCCCAGCTACAGACAGAGCCTGGGGATAACCCTCTTTTTCTGTCTGCCCTCTTCAGTGAGTGCTGAATCACCTGGATGGGCACAGGTTGGCAAGGGCACAGAGTACCCCCCGCAAACCATCCCCAAAGCACTCAGCAGGCAGGAAAAGCTGATCTCCAGACAAGCCTACTCCGTGTCTAATCAGGTTTCCTCCCAGGGCCTTCAGAGTTCAGAGTCTTGAGCCCACACAGGTAGGCTATTCCCCAGACAAGAAAAGGATTGGGTTGCAAGCTCCAGAGAGGGGCAAGGGGGTGTGTGCCTTGAATATGTCTGGGGCACAGTCCCCCTTGATTCTCCCAGGAGGATCTCATTCCCAGAGTTCGATGGGCCTTGCTCTGCTCCAGTGGTGGGTATGTGACTAAGGTTTGGCCAATCAGAGCATCAGATTGTCCTGGCCCCTGTGATGAATTCAGGGATGAACACGTTTTCGAGTTGGCTGAGTGAGGCCCCGTTCCAGGACTTCAGTGGGATGGTTCAGACGACAGATGGTCTTTCTACTGAACTGAGCTTTGAGGATATTAGCCTGGCATCCCAAGGGCTACTGGGGGAGAGAACTTGCTGGAGAGTAAAGCAGAGCTTCAGCGTATCCTGGGAATACTACGTGAGTACCTGAATCCAGCCATGTCTGAAGCTGGGCATGCCTACTCCTTTCAGTTCTAAGAACTAACTTCGTTTTCACCTAGGTCAGTTTGCATTAGGGTTTCTGGCACTCACCCAGGAGATGTGAAtgatagaaaggaagaaaagaaagagaaaacagaggagagaagaaaggtggGAGAGTGGTTGGAACTAAGTTGGGAGAAGAGCCACCTTGCTTGGGCAGGGATTGGATGACATTTTATGAATGGTGATGTCAAAATTTCCATATGAATCTGTTTGCATTACTGCAACAGAATGCCCCCATCGAATAATAGTAACGTCTACtatgaataaaaatgtgtgtgggGATGGACTGTTTTGTGGGATttgcagaagaagaagaagctgaGTTTCTCATCTCAAGCGAGATAGTATGAGCAGAGACCAGCTGTGGGGAAGCAAGACCAGAGGCTGATGTGGCTGCGAGGGGACCAGAAGGCCCGTGGGAGGGCTGCGTGCCTCAGCAGGCGGGGCTGGGCCAGCTCCAGAAGCCCTGCAAATGCCTTTGACTCCTGGGTGCTTCTATTTCACCTGCGACTCCTACAACTCTGAAAGCAGCAGTAGCTCCTTTGTGGCCCCTCAGCACATGGCACATCTGTGCCCTAACATGTCTATTGCCATTCTGTGCCCCCAGGGATTCTGGCACGGGGCTTGGTCCATAGAAGGTACTTAGaaaatattgttgaatgaaatgaataaatgtctCCGATTGCTTACATGTTTACTGTCCTTCCTCTTAGGTTGCTGGTTAAGATGGTGGATTGACATGCTATGGGAAGCCCCTATTCCATCTACAAATATGCTGAAATGCTGGATAAAATAGaactatttaaaagaatatagagCCAAGGTAAAAAAACGAGAAGAGGAGACCTCCAGCTTGTGTAAAAAGCAGGAGATGGAGCTGAAACGTCCGTGGAGATATTAGGGACAGGAAGACCCTGCATGGTGAGCTACAGAAGGAGGCTCCCTGCATGAGCCAGGGGCCAGCAAGGGCTGTCTTATCCACGAACAAAGATGAGAAATATTCCACCTATTGACCTTGGGATTTTGTTCCCAGGTGTGGGACTCAATCTCTCACTACCTGGGTAGCTAGGAAACTCCAAGCTaagaatcaaatttaaaaactggtcTAGAATCAGGCCCTGGTGGAGGCAGATAGAAAACTGCTCTGAAGGGAACTCAACAACCTGGTTCTGTGTGTGACTCTCAAGGATCATGGCCCTGCCAAAGAGAGGCTCACAGCCCAAAATGACAGTGCCTGCCAAGAATGCCTCATCATGGCAAAGACAGCAGGTGTAAGACATCTCAGGAAGCTCAGATACTACAGCAATCCAAAAGAGACTGTAGAATTAGTGTGGCTGAATGCTGCAGAGATCAAGGATTCGGCAGAACCCACAACACAAGGACTGACGAGGATGAAAAAGACAGTGCCGGTCTGGAAAAGAACTCAACAGAAGCCCCAGACATGAGCAGCAGAGTCATGGAGATCCCGTTTTAGGAAAGTGGCAGAGTTTGACTCAAAGTTAGGAAACTCAACGCAGTCTGAATTCAGCTGAGTTTTGGGTATGTGACTTTAGTAAAACCACTCCTAACCTCAAGggtctattttctcatttgaaacaTATGACACAATACCAATCTTAGAGGAAAGATTAGAAGATCAGAGTAAGTCAGTGTCTGTGAAAGTGCTTTGAACACTGGGAGATGCTGGAAAAGTTTGAGTCGGGTCATTCATTATAACCAAATGACTTCAAGCTGTCATTCTCAGGAGGAGTTCAGTCATTGCTCTGTTTTTCCCCTAAAGACACATCTGCAGAGCACCTggagacattccagagtgatgtCACATAAGAGGGTGTGATGGGCACTACTGTGTGGGGCGTGGGGCCGTTTCCTCCCCGTAATTCCTGTAGACTACAGCCACCTAGGCCACCTGCAGAGAATGGGGCTGATTCAGTTCAACAATCAGGGACATCTGAGTTTCTGGCACTTGAAAAGCAAGAGCAGAAGTGACATTTAGCCTGCAGTCCCTCCCCAGCCGGTAAAATGTCTGGCCAATGTTTCTGGTGTGGGAGATCCAGGAGGACTTGTGTGTACTACCAAATCCAACTCGAGCGTGTGGCTTGGGGCCACCAGGCTGGGCTGTGAGTCCTGCCCTTGCCTCCTAGTCACTGTGCCACACTGGACAGCTGCTTCCTCTCTAGTCTTGGTTTTCTCGTCTGTGAAATGCTGTCAATAACACTTTTCTTTTAGACTGGATTAGAGGCACCCATGAAAAAGTGCCTGGTATGCAgctgatgctcaataaatgcctgTGACCATTCTgtctcctcccctttcccttctcagAGTGGGGCAGGTCAGTCCACAAACCAGCAAACTCTGACCATAGAAAATGGGCAGAGGAGGTTAGCCTCCTGAGCAAGGCAGGGTTGAGGGCATTTTTCTAGAGGGGCAGAGAAATGAGCCATCCGCCTAATCACCGTGTGCCCTTCACATAGTGTCACTAGCTCTCTGATCCTCAATTTTTTCATCACTAGGTGTCTCCTTCAAAGCCTCTGCAACAGCTGCTGCTCCTTCTTCCTTACTAACAGAACCTgagttttggccaggcgcagtgactcatgcctgtaatcacagcactttgggaggctgaggcaggaagatcacctgaggtcgggagtttgagaccagcctgaccaacatggtgaaaccctgtctctactaaaaatacagaaattagctgggcatggtggtgcgcatctgtaatctcagctattgggaggaaaatcgcttgaacctgtgaggcaaaGATTGCAGAGAGACAatatagtgccattgcactccagtctgggtgacagagcaagactccatctcaaaaaacaaacgaacaaaaaaacgAACCCcaccgggtatggtggctcatgtctgtaatcccagcactttgggaagccaaggcgagccgatcaggaggtcaggagatccagaccatcctggctaacacagtgaaacctgtctctaccaaaaaaaaaaaaaaaaaaaaatacaaaaaaaaaaatacaaaaaattcgctgggcatggtagctgtcgcctgtagtcccagctactcgggaggctgaggcaggagaattgcttgaacccagaaggtggaggtggcagtgagccgagatcaccaccactgcactccagcctgggcaacagagcgagactccgtcttgtaaaaaaaaaaaaaaaaaaaaaaaaaaaaaaaaggaaaatagaaccCCAGTTTTGTTTGGGACTGACTGACAGGACCAGCCCTTGCAGGCTTCTTCTTATGTGGGATCAGCAGATGCAAGGCCTGGAGGCACTGCAGCCATTGTGTAACCTTGAATCAAAGCACACAGGCAGTGGGGGCAAGCCGACTTGACTTTTCtgcttcctggctgtgtggccttgggtatgttacttaacttctctgtgcctcatttctcACAATCTTTAAACTGAGGATAAAATGTCTACCTTGTGCAATCTTATGGGGTCTAAATAGTGCATTGGCTCTGAATCCACTTTTTCGGTTGTAAACGGCTATGCCAATGTTTGTAGTTACTTGTGCCATTCTGCTATAGAGGACTAGTTGTAACTTTAGAGATAAACAAAGAAGAGCCCCTTTATTTCTCCTCTTGGACCAAGTTCCAAGGCTGGATGTGGGCCTCAAGCCAACCAGCCTTGCTCTTTAGCCATCAGCTATGCAAACAGGAAGTGGCTCTCCAAACACTGCGCGCTGCAGGAGGCTGGCCCAGAGTCCGCCTCTTTGGATGCCTCCCTCTAGCCCCATGCCTTCCTATCTCCCAGCTGTGAGCTCCTCAGATGTCCAGGACAAGGCCCCCCTCCTCTGAGGAGTTAGGTTCAAGGCCACCCCTTCTGGCTGCCCTGCCGCCAGCCTGGGCCAGACCGCTGTCCTCGCAGGCCAGGGGAAGACAGGGGCCCTCACTGGGCTCTGCGCTGTCTCCTGCTCTCCCTGTCTGCCCGTCTCTTTGTCACACTGTAGCCAGGGTAactttttattgaaatgtaaatCTGCTTCTGTCACCTCCTTGCTTAAAACTTTTCCATGGCTTCACGTGCTTTCTCTTAAGGGAAAAACCGAAGTCCTTGCTGCCACCTTCCAGGCCCTAAATGGGCCTCCCTCTAGCTCTACCCCTCCAGCCACTCTGGCCTCCTTTTAGTTTTTGAACGATGCTAAGGTCCCTTCTGCCCCAGGGCTTCACCTGTACTGTTTCCATTTTCTAGAatgttctctcctcttctctctccatctggCTCTATGACATCCCATCCTCAAGTTTCACTTCTTTGGGGCAGGCTGATGAGTGCCCCCCACATCCTGCCTTCTGCCACACCTTGGTTCCTGTGAAGGTCTCAGCTGCTCACAGGTGGCTGCTCAGGGTAGAGACTTCAGTCTGTCCTAGTCACATGGCTGCATCCTTGATGCCTGGGATACCcctggcacagagaaggtgcTCAGCAAATGTGGTGTCAGGCTGGCGGCAGGCAGGGGTGCCTTGTGATTTGAAAGGGAGAGAGGCTCTGTCTACCAAGCATCTACCATGCGCCTGACAGGACCTCATGGCTTCACAGCATTCCAGCAGGCATGGACCCCAATCTGTGTTCCACCCAAGAGGAAGCAGGCTCTGCAAGGGGTGGCGACTTGCCCGAACTCACACATCTGCCAGATCCCTGCCAAGATTTGAACCTGTGTCCCAAGTCCAGCTTCCTGCCCTGGTGGAGCTAGCACAGGCACTCATTATacatctgtttcctcatctacagaATGGAAACATAGTAGTACCCACTTCACAGGgcagttgggaggctgaaatgagtGAAGCcacataaagcacttagctcAAAACCTGGCACACAGCAGTTGCTTAGTAACTGTAAGCTATTATCATTATGATCAAATCCAGGAACAAATGAGAATGAGCACATTCAAGTGCCatctatgattaaaaaaaatagataagaagGTCTTTGTGGGTGAACGGGATGGATGGACATCTggctggctgggtgggtgggtgggcagctggatgggtgggtgggtgagtgagtggatggatggacaggtgggttagtggatggatggatgggtagatggatagatggatgggtgggtgggcaggtgggtggctggatgggtggatgggtgagtggatggatggatgggtagatggatatatggatggatgggtgaatgggtagatggatggatggatgaatgggtgggtgagtAGATAGGTGGGTGggtaagtggatggatggatgggtagatggatggatcgatgggtgggtgaatggatgggtagatggatggatggatgaatgggtgggtgggtagataggtgggtgggtgagtggatggatggatggatggttggatgggtgggtgagtggatgaataaatggatggatggatgaatgggtgggtgaatggatggatggatgggtagatggatagatggatagatgggtgggtgggtgagtggatgggtggatggatggatggatgaatggatgggtgggtagagaGATGGAAAGCAAGCAATGGAGTAGACTTATGACAGGAAATGGAGAACTGATGAAGGAATGGAAGAACACATGAATAAACCCAAGGAGAAACTGGGGAACACGAGAGCAAGTGGGAGGAGAATTGCATACCCAAAATCTGGGAGAATGGGAGCCAAATTGGGGCACCTGGGCTCAGGGCCTGCACCCCCGCTCACCTGTACTGTTGCAGCTCCGCCTCCAGCTGCCGCACCCAGCGCTGCAAGCCAGGCACCTGCCGTGCCAGCGCCTCCAGCTCTCGCACGCGGTGCAGGCTGCGCAGTACCACCTGCCGGGCCTCTTCCGCGCGCCGCCGCACCTCGGCCTGGCCTCGGCGCAGCCGCCCAGCGCGGGCCTCCGCTGCAGCCAGGGCACCCTGCGCCTGCCGCAGCTCCCGGGCCGCAGCCTCCGGCTCGCCGCGTCCAGTCTCGTGGATGCTCGCCTGGCTCTTCCAGAGCCCGACCTGAGTGGAGAGGGGAGCAGGGGATGAGTGCCCCAGCCAGATGCACGAGAAGAACGCCCGCAGGACCGCGGTCCCCATTACTGCACACCCAGAAGCGCGTGAGCAAGCTTATTGCACCGTCTGCTTCCGAGTGCCAGGCCCTCAGGCCGGGTGCATCCGAGCTCCTTTGAGCTTTAACCTTCGTCATATCCCTAGGGAGGCGGGAGCTCTAATGATTCCTCCTCGCCCCTTACCCTCCGgcggttttttcttttcttttcttttttcttttttttcctccagcggtttttttttttttttttttttttttcttctgacaaaggaaactgagacaggacACCTGCATTCTGTTCCCTCTGTGATTCCAGTGATTTTCCATTTTCCAACCTCACTACTCTTCTCGGCCTACTTCTGTGTTGGTGGTGGTCAGCCTGCTGGTGGCCCTAGACCCCAGGAGCATCTAGGCACCCCCCACTGGCATTTCAGCCCTCCCCGTGCTTGCTCACTAGAGGCTCCTTGAGGGTGgtttctgtcttgttcactggtGTGTTCCCAGAGCTTAAAATaaacctggcacatagtaggtgctcaataaatacctgaGCATGAGTGACGCCGGAAAACCTTTCAGGCATTCCCACGACTCCCCGTACGTTACTTGGGATTCCACATCAGGGGAGTACTCTCCAGCTTCCACCCTGGCCtacacacacactgaaaaccaCACCTTGCCGCTTCCCTGCACTCTGCAGTGTCCTGGGCTAAGGCGGGGTCATATAACAGTTTCTTCCTGGCCTGTTGTCGCCTGGGGTAGGGGCTGTTCCTTTCCTCCTCTGACTCCTGCGACCCAGCACTGCCCTTGGCGCACGGCTGGCACAGTGCTGAAGTGTTTGTCGACAGCTCCCAGATGCTGAGGCTGGGTCCCTATCTCGTCTGATGGTTCCTTCTCAATAGCCCAGAGCGGAGCGGGTCTGGTACCCGCAGGCACTTGGTGGGCCGTGAATGCCTGATCCATACTGGGAGCCACCCTGCCTATTTCTCACTGGTCTCTGTTTCTCCCGCAGAGAGCCCCATAAGTCTTTGTTGATTGAAGGAAGGAGCTGTCAGTCTACCCTAGGAGGCAGGGAGATCAGTACAAGGCCTCCACACTTTTGTCTTCTAAACCTCCTAGAAGCctggcaggaaggagagagaaaaatgcttGCTGAAAGGGAATATGTGAGACTATCCAGACAGGTGCGATTCCTGGGTTAGAAGAGGCAAGACGCAATGGGGGATATGTGTGCAGAAAAGTGTCTGAGTGTGACGGGTTTTCGGGAGTGGAATTGATTTTAAGAATAGGGTTGGGGACTGGAGTGGAATGGGGAGGAACATGGACAGGATGCAAGGGCTGAGGCGGGGGTGGAATGGTGTAGGGCTACCCTCTATctccccttcctctgcctctgtcCCGTCGGGCTCCGCAGCCTGCGAGCTTGTAGTTCGAGCCCTCTTGCAGGCGTTACCACCCCGCCTCCGTGGCCGACACGCACCTGCAGCGCTAGGCAGCGCGCATCACTGCTCTGCAGCGCAGCCCGCAGGTCCTCCACCAACTCGCGCAAGCTGCTGTTCTCCTCTTCCAGACGCGCCACGCGCTCGCAGTCTGGACCGCTGTCCGGGCCCGGAACGCAGGgtgggcggcggcggcggcgcgggcgaCGCAAGCGGATCTGCGTCTCGATGTGCTCGCTGAGAGCGCCGCGGGGCAGCCGGGGCCCGGCACGGGTGCCGAAGTAGCCACAGAGGCGCGCGTGGAACTGGCGAAAGGTGAGCTCCGGTGGCTCAGCGCGCAGCGCCAGGAGCGCCTCTTCCTCGGTATCTGCGTCCCTATCCGTGGCCACCTCAGCGGCCGCGTCCCCAGCGGTCACATCTCTGGAGTTCGCGTCTCCTGCCGTCTCCCCGGCTGCGGTGGTCCCCTCTGCGCGCAGCCCCAACACGGCACAGAGCGCGCGGAAGTCGGCGCGGGGCAGGCGGCCGGCGCCGCGGCAGTCCAGGTGGTGGAAGACCTCCTGCAGGTACTGGTCCAGGCCGGTGGCCAGCACCACGATCTCGTTCTCCACGCCGCGGTCCAGCCCGTAGTGGTGCGCCAGGGCGCTCAACAGCCACTGAGTGCGCCGCGCAGGCCGCCGGTACGGGTCGCCTCCCGCGCCCTCCATGCCGGCCTCAGCGCTAGCGCCGCCCGGCTCCATCGCTGCGCCGCGCGCCTCGCTCCTCTGGTCCCTCCTCCGATCCCTTCGCCCC
The genomic region above belongs to Saimiri boliviensis isolate mSaiBol1 chromosome 8, mSaiBol1.pri, whole genome shotgun sequence and contains:
- the EFCC1 gene encoding EF-hand and coiled-coil domain-containing protein 1 isoform X1, with translation MEPGGASAEAGMEGAGGDPYRRPARRTQWLLSALAHHYGLDRGVENEIVVLATGLDQYLQEVFHHLDCRGAGRLPRADFRALCAVLGLRAEGTTAAGETAGDANSRDVTAGDAAAEVATDRDADTEEEALLALRAEPPELTFRQFHARLCGYFGTRAGPRLPRGALSEHIETQIRLRRPRRRRRPPCVPGPDSGPDCERVARLEEENSSLRELVEDLRAALQSSDARCLALQVGLWKSQASIHETGRGEPEAAARELRQAQGALAAAEARAGRLRRGQAEVRRRAEEARQVVLRSLHRVRELEALARQVPGLQRWVRQLEAELQQYRSEASQPPSLQRASPEPGDKSNEPEDAGTRDPDPTPEGAWQSDSRSGSRALDEADDQLFRSVEGQAASDEEEEEQEKKWQEEQRTPAAEVKSLLARLSGCGGRCDDQTAEKLMTYFGHFGGADHARTLGELEACVAMLVEQPGTQGCGGRTLGTSGEEVSRAQRSRTGAILEDLTAGRAELQQKVEENEHLRLELQMVETERVRLSLLEEKLVDVLQLLQRLRDLRGGPAPRPSWMPCTKPWLPASYCGDSPQHQPLHQLHSPTPSLSPAEVTGLYCGHPAQPDCHWTSLRDQPNH